A genomic region of Homalodisca vitripennis isolate AUS2020 chromosome 5, UT_GWSS_2.1, whole genome shotgun sequence contains the following coding sequences:
- the LOC124362675 gene encoding superoxide dismutase [Mn], mitochondrial, whose protein sequence is MTDYVIKLNSVLNLPNLARSKHTLPKLPYAYDALQPIISKEIMELHHTKHHATYIANFNIAEEQLQEAISKNDTTKIIQLQPALRFNGGGHLNHSIFWQNLSPSGGKPSADFTKAINEAFGSFDAFKTKLATQTTAIQGSGWGWLGYNPGNSRLELAACANQDPLQGTTGKCMLVVH, encoded by the exons ATGACAGACTATGTTATCAAGTTAAACTCAGTGTT gaaCTTGCCCAATTTAGCAAGAAGCAAACACACATTACCCAAGTTACCGTATGCCTATGATGCTTTACAGCCCATCATTTCAAAGGAGATTATGGAATTGCATCACACAAAACACCACGCAACTTATATTGCCAATTTCAATATTGCTGAAGAACAACTTCAAGAAGCTATATCAAAAA ATGATACTACAAAGATAATCCAGTTGCAACCTGCACTAAGGTTTAATGGTGGTGGTCATTTAAATCATTCCATTTTCTGGCAAAATCTTTCTCCAAGCGGTGGAAAACCCAGTG cgGACTTCACCAAGGCAATTAATGAGGCTTTTGGTTCTTTCGATGCTTTCAAGACCAAGTTAGCCACACAGACAACTGCAATCCAAGGTTCTGGATGGGGTTGGTTAGGATACAATCCTGGGAACTCTCGACTTGAGCTTGCGGCCTGTGCAAACCAAGATCCCCTCCAAGGCACTACAGGTAAGTGTATGTTGGTTGTACATTAA